A genomic region of Paroedura picta isolate Pp20150507F chromosome 4, Ppicta_v3.0, whole genome shotgun sequence contains the following coding sequences:
- the LOC143835618 gene encoding uncharacterized protein LOC143835618, translating into MIRCTLHLPPPFCSATSKSNMESSSQASSVPATGRGPTWRDAEIRDLIGIFSEEKIQDAFQSSHRNREVFEQVAIKMRALGHNRTGLECRSKTKTMRAEYMRAVNHNKGSGNEKVTCPYFEEQRQLYGDGEGSGRPKRVGRSLKVVRKPAAPVEEPPAEEDPGEGTSSSFRPPPPVQQRAAESVTLDLIAIVPGEPEEAPEQTPLASETQLPGTGPLESPAAPDVDSDSGASTNIDFIPGTQEEEQPRVLGPPARRRRIQIQDEVLSDEEEEPPLAPGSPPPRGALPAEERLTRERGRLRRVSVLTSVGERLLEHCYEESRRAAAADQAMLTLIAQEGRKLRAVLRETNQILREGVEEVRLIRRLMERAVAVMERAYPPQIAPPPPPTPTPPLPAPTPPTPSQNASTQTRRRTILGKRKIKPADKYSPS; encoded by the exons atgatccgttgcaccctgcacctcccaccaccattttgctcagctactagcaaaagcaacatggaatcgtcttctcaagcctcgtccgtccctgcaaccggccgtggcccaacttggagggacgcggagatcagggacctgatcgggattttctcggaggagaaaatccaggacgcgttccagtcctcccacaggaatagggaggtttttgaacaagtggctattaagatgcgcgccctgggccacaacaggaccggccttgaatgccggtcgaagaccaagacaatgagggcagagtacatgagagccgtgaaccataacaagggttccggcaacgaaaaggtgacctgcccctacttcgaggagcagcgccagctgtacggggacggggaaggatccggcaggccgaagcgcgtcggccggagccttaaggtggttcggaagccggctgccccggtcgaggaaccacccgctgaggaggatcccggcgagggaacctcctccagctttcgccctccaccccccgtccagcaacgagccgcggaatcggtaacgctggacctgatcgccatcgttcctggggagccagaggaggctcctgagcaaacgccccttgcctccg agacacagttgccagggacggggcccctagagtctccagcagcacctgacgtggatagtgattcgggggcatcaactaacattg atttcatacccggaacacaggaggaggaacagcctagggtgcttggacctcctgcccggcgcaggcggatacagattcaagatg aggttctttcagatgaggaggaggaaccacccctggctccaggcagcccaccacctagaggtgcgctcccagcagaggagaggcttacgagggaacgcggcaggctgaggcgcgtctccgtcttgacaagcgtgggagagaggctccttgagcactgctatgaggagtcacggcgtgccgcggccgctgaccaagccatgctcacactcattgcccaggaggggagaaaattgagggcagtccttagagagacaaaccaaatcctacgcgaaggcgtggaggaggtgcgtctgataaggagactcatggagagggctgtagcggtcatggaaagggcctaccctccacaaatcgcccccccaccaccacccacaccaacaccaccacttccagcacccaccccaccgactccctctcagaatgcctccacccaaacaagaaggaggactattctcggaaagagaaaaataaaaccagcagacaagtactccccctcctag